From the genome of Eremothecium gossypii ATCC 10895 chromosome I, complete sequence:
ACAAGTTCTTCATCAGTCCCGCGCAGGGGCACCAGTGCCTTGGTTAGTGTTTTAGAGTGCCTCCTGGCCTCAATCTCATCGCGGGTTGCATAAAAAGGTGGGTTGCACATCACTAGCAATGGCGCCCCGCCCGCCAGCCCCACGTCGAACATATTATCTTCACGTCCTTTACGTAACAGCCGTATTTGACTTTCCAAACCATTATCCCGAACTACTGCTGCAGCATTCTCCAGTGATGATGTGCTAATATCGGTCGCGAATACTTGCACCGTGTGCGGAAGCATCTTGACCAGGAGCATGGCGTATATTGCATATGCACCGGTTCCCACATCGATACACGAGTATGATGTTGCCCCAGAAAGCCACAACAAAGGCCACACTAGAGAAGTGGCCACATACTCACAATATAAGGCTCTGCCTGGAACTCTGGGGAAGAGGTTTTCGTCCTTGACTCGCTTATCTAGTATCTCAAGCCCAAAGTATTGTTTCAGGATGGCTTGATTCAGGAGGACCAGCGACTCGTTGTTCGCAATATGATACCGACCGTCATCCCAATACTGCTTCAACCGTGGGAACTGAGACACCAGCTGCTCATAGTCTACTCTCATGGGTTGTCGGCGCCCATGGGCTGATCAGCTTTTAGAATTCGCTTGCTGTCTAAAAACCAATCTACTAGAAAAATTTTCCGAATGTTATAATTATACCTTCGCGATGGCGTCGATAGCAGACCTAACTTCAACTTCGCATTCGATAGCTATTACTCCCATCGCGATCCCATAAGCAACATGGCAAATATAACGGCTTCTGCAACTGATAAAAGTTCTCTCAATGAATATGAACAGCATTACTTCAACTCGTATGACCACTATGGTATCCATGAAGAGATGTTACAGGATACCGTGCGCACTCTGTCGTACCGGAATGCCATTGTTCAGAATCGCGACCTCTTCAAAGGAAAGGTGGTGTTAGATGTTGGCTGCGGTACTGGTATTCTATCCATGTTTGCAGCCAGGAATGGAGCCAAGCATGTCATCGGCGTGGATATGTCCAGCATTATTGAGATGGCGAAAAAGATTGTCGACATCAATGGGCTTTCTGACAAGATAACTTTGCTACGCGGGAAGCTAGAGGATGTTGTTCTTCCATATGAGAAGGTGGACATTATTATCTCGGAGTGGATGGGATACTTCCTTCTATACGAATCCATGATGGACACCGTTTTGTACGCTCGTGACAAGTATCTTGTGGAGGGAGGTCTAATTTTCCCCGACAAGTGCTCCATTCATGTTGCCGGCTTGGAGGACGTGGAATACAAGAACGAGAAGCTGAACTACTGGCAAGACGTTTATGGATTTGACTACTCTCCATTCATGCCTTTGGTTATGAGAGAGCCTTTGGTTGACACAGTTGACAACGCGTCTGTCAACACTACAAGATCTAAGTTGATTGAATTCGACCTGAATACGGTCACCATTCCAGATTTGGCGTTCAAGCGCAAGTTTTCCATCACTGCGAAGAGACAGGACTTTATCAATGGTTTGA
Proteins encoded in this window:
- a CDS encoding AAR189Cp (NOHBY120; No homolog in Saccharomyces cerevisiae; Homolog of DUF890 family protein in Schizosaccharomyces pombe CAA15827 and Yarrowia lipolytica YALI0D10329g), whose amino-acid sequence is MRVDYEQLVSQFPRLKQYWDDGRYHIANNESLVLLNQAILKQYFGLEILDKRVKDENLFPRVPGRALYCEYVATSLVWPLLWLSGATSYSCIDVGTGAYAIYAMLLVKMLPHTVQVFATDISTSSLENAAAVVRDNGLESQIRLLRKGREDNMFDVGLAGGAPLLVMCNPPFYATRDEIEARRHSKTLTKALVPLRGTDEELVTEGGEVGFGKRMITDSSLRTSETPAWFTTLVAKYESLAPLVAELIQSRATDYHVVELLCGDTRRWILCWNFNNMKALNLCRQLPAFSKHTTVRKVRVRAELQLGWLGEQIVRECSGRLEYRDVGNGRLFIRAPNGAVWTRRYRRNRTAREEPSAFVLVLDTSGMRVHWLEGSDPKTFQSFSCFVERVSAKL
- the HMT1 gene encoding protein-arginine omega-N methyltransferase HMT1 (Syntenic homolog of Saccharomyces cerevisiae YBR034C (HMT1)); protein product: MANITASATDKSSLNEYEQHYFNSYDHYGIHEEMLQDTVRTLSYRNAIVQNRDLFKGKVVLDVGCGTGILSMFAARNGAKHVIGVDMSSIIEMAKKIVDINGLSDKITLLRGKLEDVVLPYEKVDIIISEWMGYFLLYESMMDTVLYARDKYLVEGGLIFPDKCSIHVAGLEDVEYKNEKLNYWQDVYGFDYSPFMPLVMREPLVDTVDNASVNTTRSKLIEFDLNTVTIPDLAFKRKFSITAKRQDFINGLIAWFDIEFPAPEGMRPITFSTGSHAPYTHWKQTVFYLSDDLEAENGDVLEGELTCTPNKLNSRDLDIKIAYNFKAQGPDGEERSRKNENTYLMH